TGGGAAATCCGAGAAATGGTGCGTAAAAATCTATCCGCATCAATAATGATTTTTTCCATTTTATCCCTCACTTTTTTACACACTAAAATGTCATAAAAGTGCGGTCAGAAAAATACACATTTTTTAACCACACTTTTAACAGAATACTAACTAAACTCTAATTCTACCGCATTTTCACCCAATAAATTCACCAATTCTGTCAAAATCTCATCAGTTGGCATAATTGACCATTGAATTCCTAAACGCAGTAAGGCGCGACCTTTTGTACTTTGATAATATACGTTAATTGGTAAAGTTCCGCCACTAACAGGCGCTAACATTTCTTTCAGCTTTTTAATAAAACTTGAGCTAATCTGCTCTTCGGACAAGCTTACCGCCAAAGATTTCGCATAACGGGAACGCGCCTCATCTAAGGTCATTAGATCCCGTACTGACATTTTTAATCCACCAGAAAAATCGTCAAAACTCACCTGACCAGATACCACTACAACCGTATCTTTTTGTAGTTTTTCGCCGAATTGGTCTAAGCTTTCGCCAAATAGGGTTAGGTCTAAACGTCCTGAACGGTCATCAATGGTCGCGATACCAATTCGATTTCCTTTTTTCGTTGTAGCAAAGCGAGTTGATACTAATAAACCCGCAGCTGTGCTAATTTGTCCACGGCGATTTGGCGTGAGATCTTTTAATCGCGTAGCGCTGTAATGAGAAAGCTCTTTTAAATAACGACTTACCGGATGGCTACTTAAATACAAACCTAGAGTTTCACGCTCACCATCTAAAATTTGTTTTTCTGTGTAAGGTGGCGTGTGGGCATAAGCATTTTCGACTTCTTCGTGTGTTTCTGTCAGCACACCGAACATATCGGCTTGTCCCATGGCCTCATCTTTTGCATGCTGATCTGAAGCTTTAAGTGCATCTTCTAGATTCTTAGATAACGCCGCACGATGTGGCCCTAACTTATCAAATGCGCCCGACATAATCAGACTTTCAAAGGTCCGACGGTTAATTTTTTTCAAATCAACGCGAGCACATAAATCAAATAAATCTCTGAAAATCCCACCTTCATTACGAGCGGTAATCAATGCATCAATCGGGCCTTCACCTACCCCTTTAATGGCGCCGATACCGTAAACAATCTCACCATTTTCATTCACACTGAAATGATGTTTCCCTACGTTGATATCCGGTGGCGTGACTTTTAAGTCCATACGTAAACATTCATCGTACAAGCCAACAATTTTATCGGTATTATCCATTTCCGAAGTCATTACTGCTGCCATAAACTCAGCAGGGAAATGGGTTTTCAGCCAAAGGGTTTGGTAAGATACCAATGCATAAGCAGCAGAGTGCGATTTATTGAAACCATAGCCGGCAAATTTTTCCACCAAGTCGAAAATCTTCATGGAAAGCTCACCATCAACACCATTTTTTTCAGCGCCTTCTTTAAACACTGAGCGCTGTTTCGCCATTTCTTCCGGCTTTTTCTTACCCATCGCACGACGTAATAAGTCCGCACCACCAAGAGTATAACCTGCTAACACCTGAGCAATCTGCATGACTTGCTCTTGATACAAAATAATACCGTAAGTTGGCTCTAAAATCGGTTTAAGGCTTTCATGTTGATAGTTTGCATCAGGATAAGACACTTCCTCACGACCGTGTTTGCGGTCAATAAAGTTATCCACCATGCCAGATTGTAATGGACCTGGTCGGAATAACGCTACCAACGCGATAATATCTTCAAAACAGTCTGGCTGAAGGCGTTTAATTAAATCTTTCATTCCACGCGATTCCAACTGGAATACGGCGGTCGTTTCAGACCGTTTCAATAAATCAAAGGAATCGGGATCATCTAATGGAATAGCTGCAATATCGACTAGCGGTTTGCCTTCACGAGCAAGGCGGGCATTGATCATATCTAATGCCCATTTGATAATGGTGAGTGTACGCAAACCTAAGAAGTCAAACTTCACTAAACCGGCATATTCCACATCATTTTTATCGAAGTGGGTAACAGGATGAAGCCCCTCGTTGTCACAATAAAGTGGTGCAAAGTCTGTAATCAAAGAAGGGGAAATCACCACGCCACCCGCGTGTTTACCCGCATTTCGCGTTACCCCTTCCAGCTTACGTGCCATATCAATTAGGGCCTTGACTTCTTCATCTGAATCATATGCCACTTGTAACTGTGGTTCAGCCTCAAAAGCCTTGGCTAAAGTCATGCCGGGATCAGGGGGAATCATTTTAGAAATACGATCCACAAAGCCATAAGGATGGCCTAATAC
This is a stretch of genomic DNA from Haemophilus parainfluenzae. It encodes these proteins:
- the dnaE gene encoding DNA polymerase III subunit alpha yields the protein MLVQPRFVHLRTHTDFSMIDGIVKVKPLVKACAADNMVALALTDFTNFCGVVRFYGETLSSGIKPIIGADVHVKSELCGEELFTLTLLAKNNAGYKNITLLLSKAYQRGYVDLPYIDLQWLIEHRDGVIVLSGGTQGDVGKKLLKENPSEIESAVSFYQEFFPDHFYLSLSRTGRPDEERYIQAALKLAEARDLPLVATNDVIFLRPDDFEAHEIRVAIHDGYTLDDPKRPKRYTEQQYFRSEEEMCQLFADIPSALENTVLIAQRCNVTLRLGEYFLPKFPTGDLSTEDYLVMKAKEGLEERLAFLFPDEKLRAERRPEYDERLQVELDVINQMGFPGYFLIVMEFIQWSKDNDIPVGPGRGSGAGSLVAYALKITDLDPLEFDLLFERFLNPERVSMPDFDVDFCMDGRDRVIDHVAETYGRGAVSQIITFGTMAAKAVIRDVGRVLGHPYGFVDRISKMIPPDPGMTLAKAFEAEPQLQVAYDSDEEVKALIDMARKLEGVTRNAGKHAGGVVISPSLITDFAPLYCDNEGLHPVTHFDKNDVEYAGLVKFDFLGLRTLTIIKWALDMINARLAREGKPLVDIAAIPLDDPDSFDLLKRSETTAVFQLESRGMKDLIKRLQPDCFEDIIALVALFRPGPLQSGMVDNFIDRKHGREEVSYPDANYQHESLKPILEPTYGIILYQEQVMQIAQVLAGYTLGGADLLRRAMGKKKPEEMAKQRSVFKEGAEKNGVDGELSMKIFDLVEKFAGYGFNKSHSAAYALVSYQTLWLKTHFPAEFMAAVMTSEMDNTDKIVGLYDECLRMDLKVTPPDINVGKHHFSVNENGEIVYGIGAIKGVGEGPIDALITARNEGGIFRDLFDLCARVDLKKINRRTFESLIMSGAFDKLGPHRAALSKNLEDALKASDQHAKDEAMGQADMFGVLTETHEEVENAYAHTPPYTEKQILDGERETLGLYLSSHPVSRYLKELSHYSATRLKDLTPNRRGQISTAAGLLVSTRFATTKKGNRIGIATIDDRSGRLDLTLFGESLDQFGEKLQKDTVVVVSGQVSFDDFSGGLKMSVRDLMTLDEARSRYAKSLAVSLSEEQISSSFIKKLKEMLAPVSGGTLPINVYYQSTKGRALLRLGIQWSIMPTDEILTELVNLLGENAVELEFS